In a genomic window of [Empedobacter] haloabium:
- a CDS encoding PBP1A family penicillin-binding protein, whose protein sequence is MKTTWINRRNAVRGLLFVGVAGLLAALALLAYLFLIVKPRLPSLEAVTDYKPKIPLRVYTADNVLIGEFGEEHRDFVPIDQIPEMMKKSVLAIEDTRFYEHGGIDWVRMVGAMKANLAGGFRQGGSTISMQVARNFFLTREKVLSRKLNEVMLTYKIEDALTKDQILELYMNQIYLGQRSFGFAGAAQVYFGKSLKELSIAEMAMLAGLPKNPARHNPVVNFKRAKARQEVVLRRLLDIDYITQEQYDAAVKETIRVNSRGQEFDTHADYVAELARQAAVAEFNEDAYTRGIVVRTTILSADQNAAYESVRRNVIAYDQRHGYRGPEGFIELPDEGEERDEAIDEALEKRPSSDGLIAAVVLSASSTEVRAETADGDDVTIKGDGLKLAAGALSAKAKDSIRLRPGAIIRVSHVQRDGKKRWAITQVPTVAAAFASIDASTGAYHAMVGGFDYNLQKFNHVTQAWRQPGSSLKPFVYSAAVEKGYGPATLINDVPIELPGGANGEPWRPQNDDFVFDGPITMRTSLTKSKNVPSVRILNAISVPYAHEFLGRFGFDLARHPQNLTMALGTGAVTPQQLAGAYAVFANGGYKVQPYLIARIEDASGKLLKAGPAPSRPDEANRVLDARNAFIVDSMMRDVARSGTGATAWQRLARTDIAGKTGTTTDAVDGWFGGYGGGIVAVAWMGYDEPKSLGSREFGSSLALPIWIDYMKVALARRPVAERPVPEGVVQLDGDWIYEEYANDPTVKGIDLGDAAPQPAAGEGAAPAAVPGAPPVIPVTPGAPASNIVPQPPGAPAPQQPPPPGD, encoded by the coding sequence TTGAAGACTACCTGGATCAATCGGCGCAACGCCGTGCGCGGCCTGCTGTTCGTCGGCGTCGCCGGCCTGCTGGCCGCCCTGGCGCTGCTGGCCTACCTGTTCCTGATCGTGAAGCCGCGACTGCCGTCGCTGGAAGCCGTGACGGACTATAAACCGAAAATTCCGCTGCGCGTCTACACGGCCGACAATGTGCTGATCGGCGAATTCGGCGAGGAGCACCGCGACTTCGTGCCGATCGACCAGATCCCGGAGATGATGAAGAAGTCGGTGCTGGCCATCGAGGACACCCGCTTCTACGAGCATGGCGGCATCGACTGGGTACGCATGGTGGGGGCGATGAAGGCCAACCTGGCGGGCGGCTTCCGCCAGGGCGGCTCGACGATTTCGATGCAGGTCGCGCGCAACTTCTTCCTGACGCGCGAGAAAGTCCTGTCGCGCAAGCTCAACGAGGTCATGCTGACCTACAAGATCGAGGACGCGCTGACCAAGGACCAGATCCTCGAACTGTACATGAACCAGATCTACCTGGGCCAGCGCTCGTTCGGCTTCGCCGGCGCCGCCCAGGTCTATTTCGGCAAGTCGCTGAAGGAATTGTCGATCGCCGAGATGGCCATGCTGGCCGGCCTGCCGAAGAACCCCGCGCGCCACAACCCGGTGGTCAACTTCAAGCGCGCCAAGGCGCGCCAGGAGGTGGTGCTGCGCCGCCTGCTGGACATCGACTACATCACGCAGGAACAGTACGACGCGGCGGTCAAGGAAACCATCCGGGTCAACAGCCGCGGCCAGGAATTCGACACGCACGCCGATTACGTGGCGGAGCTGGCGCGCCAGGCCGCCGTGGCCGAGTTCAACGAGGACGCCTACACGCGCGGCATCGTGGTGCGCACGACCATCCTGTCGGCCGACCAGAACGCCGCGTACGAATCGGTGCGCCGCAACGTCATCGCCTACGACCAGCGCCATGGCTACCGCGGCCCGGAGGGCTTCATCGAGCTGCCGGACGAGGGCGAGGAACGCGACGAAGCCATCGACGAGGCGCTGGAAAAACGCCCGTCCAGCGACGGCCTGATCGCGGCGGTCGTGCTGAGCGCATCGAGCACCGAGGTACGCGCCGAAACGGCCGATGGCGACGACGTCACGATCAAGGGCGACGGCCTGAAGCTGGCGGCGGGCGCCCTGTCGGCCAAGGCCAAGGACAGCATCCGCCTGCGCCCGGGCGCCATCATCCGCGTCTCGCATGTCCAGCGTGACGGCAAGAAGCGCTGGGCCATCACGCAGGTGCCGACGGTGGCGGCGGCCTTCGCTTCGATCGACGCCAGCACCGGCGCGTACCACGCGATGGTGGGCGGCTTCGACTACAACCTGCAGAAGTTCAACCACGTGACGCAGGCCTGGCGCCAGCCGGGATCGTCGCTGAAGCCGTTCGTCTATTCCGCCGCGGTGGAAAAGGGCTACGGGCCGGCCACCCTGATCAACGACGTGCCGATCGAGCTGCCGGGCGGCGCCAACGGCGAGCCGTGGCGCCCGCAGAACGACGACTTCGTGTTCGACGGTCCGATCACGATGCGCACCTCCCTGACGAAGTCGAAAAACGTGCCGTCGGTACGTATCCTCAACGCGATCAGCGTGCCGTACGCGCACGAGTTCCTGGGCCGCTTCGGCTTCGACCTGGCCAGGCATCCGCAAAACCTGACGATGGCGCTGGGCACCGGCGCGGTCACGCCGCAGCAGCTTGCCGGCGCCTACGCGGTGTTCGCCAACGGCGGCTACAAGGTGCAGCCCTACCTGATCGCCCGCATCGAGGACGCCAGCGGCAAGCTGCTGAAGGCGGGACCGGCGCCGAGCCGTCCCGACGAAGCCAATCGCGTGCTGGACGCCCGCAATGCCTTCATCGTCGACAGCATGATGCGCGACGTGGCCCGCAGCGGCACCGGCGCCACCGCCTGGCAGCGCCTGGCCCGAACCGACATCGCCGGCAAGACCGGCACCACGACCGACGCGGTGGACGGCTGGTTCGGCGGCTACGGCGGCGGCATCGTGGCGGTGGCCTGGATGGGCTACGACGAGCCGAAGTCGCTGGGCAGCCGCGAGTTCGGCTCTTCCCTGGCCCTGCCGATCTGGATCGACTACATGAAGGTGGCGCTGGCCAGGCGCCCCGTGGCGGAGCGCCCGGTGCCGGAAGGCGTCGTCCAGCTGGACGGCGACTGGATCTACGAGGAATACGCCAACGACCCGACCGTCAAGGGCATCGACCTGGGCGATGCCGCGCCGCAGCCGGCAGCTGGCGAAGGCGCTGCGCCGGCCGCGGTGCCGGGTGCGCCGCCGGTCATTCCGGTGACGCCCGGCGCGCCGGCGTCGAACATCGTGCCGCAGCCGCCAGGCGCGCCGGCGCCGCAGCAGCCGCCCCCGCCGGGCGACTGA
- a CDS encoding peptide MFS transporter, with product MSGATNTARETAIPEFRQIMGHPGPLWMLFMTEFWERFAFYGIRWALVLYIVAQFHGGASSGEADANLTYGSYLALVYAAALFGGYVADRVLGYQRSILIGATFMAAGLFMIAYPDPTIFKLGLATIVTGNGLFKPNISTMVGKLYSAADTRRDSGFTIFYMGINGGAFIAPILTQYLAQHIFNTGDTPAYKIVFIASGVGMLISLVWFFIGRQGLKGIGAPEPQAVGMARVLYVILGAFVVIPVVFMLLAVGAKQLQAVLTVLFILLSVMLIIEGFRNGPVARDKVFAMLIIFAFNILFWMFFEQAGSSFTFLAENIVNRDFGGWVFPTAWFQSVNSIAIITCAPIVAAIWIWLARRNADPSIPRKFGLGLIFNGVAFALLMFALSSLVSAEGKIPFWTLFMVYVIQSIGELCLSPIGLSMVTKLAPVRLVGLGMGGWFLSTGIGNNLSGIFASHVSGESGMSVASALSGYTFGFWSLVGGGIVLFIVAPLIQKLMHGVK from the coding sequence ATGAGCGGTGCAACCAATACGGCGCGAGAAACGGCGATCCCGGAATTCCGCCAGATCATGGGACATCCCGGCCCACTCTGGATGTTGTTCATGACCGAATTCTGGGAACGCTTTGCGTTCTACGGCATTCGCTGGGCCCTGGTCCTGTATATCGTGGCCCAGTTCCACGGCGGCGCTTCCTCCGGCGAAGCCGATGCCAACCTGACCTACGGCTCCTACCTGGCGCTGGTCTACGCGGCGGCGCTGTTCGGCGGCTACGTGGCCGACCGCGTGCTGGGCTACCAGCGTTCCATCCTGATCGGCGCCACCTTCATGGCGGCCGGCCTGTTCATGATCGCCTACCCGGACCCCACGATCTTCAAGCTGGGCCTGGCCACGATCGTCACCGGCAACGGCCTGTTCAAGCCGAACATCTCGACGATGGTGGGCAAGCTGTACTCGGCCGCCGACACCCGTCGTGACAGCGGCTTCACCATCTTCTACATGGGCATCAACGGCGGCGCCTTCATCGCGCCGATCCTGACCCAGTACCTGGCCCAGCACATCTTCAACACGGGCGACACGCCCGCCTACAAGATCGTCTTCATCGCCTCCGGCGTGGGCATGCTGATCAGCCTGGTGTGGTTCTTCATCGGCCGCCAGGGCCTGAAGGGCATCGGCGCACCCGAGCCGCAGGCCGTGGGCATGGCGCGCGTGCTGTACGTGATCCTGGGGGCCTTCGTCGTCATTCCCGTCGTGTTCATGCTGCTGGCGGTCGGCGCCAAGCAGCTGCAGGCGGTGCTGACCGTGCTGTTCATCCTGCTCTCCGTCATGCTGATCATCGAAGGCTTCCGCAACGGCCCCGTGGCACGCGACAAGGTATTCGCGATGCTGATCATCTTCGCCTTCAACATCCTGTTCTGGATGTTCTTCGAACAGGCCGGCAGCTCGTTCACCTTCCTGGCCGAGAACATCGTCAACCGCGACTTCGGCGGCTGGGTCTTCCCGACCGCCTGGTTCCAGAGCGTGAACTCGATCGCCATCATCACCTGCGCGCCGATCGTCGCCGCCATCTGGATCTGGCTGGCGCGCCGCAACGCCGACCCGTCGATCCCGCGCAAGTTCGGCCTGGGCCTGATCTTCAACGGCGTCGCCTTCGCCCTGTTGATGTTCGCACTGTCCTCGCTGGTGTCCGCCGAAGGCAAGATTCCGTTCTGGACGCTGTTCATGGTCTACGTGATCCAGTCCATCGGTGAGCTGTGCCTGTCGCCGATCGGCCTGTCAATGGTGACGAAGCTGGCGCCGGTGCGCCTGGTCGGCCTGGGCATGGGCGGCTGGTTCCTGTCGACCGGCATCGGCAACAACCTGTCCGGCATCTTCGCCTCGCACGTCAGCGGCGAGTCGGGCATGTCGGTGGCGTCCGCGCTGTCGGGCTACACGTTCGGCTTCTGGTCGCTGGTGGGTGGCGGTATCGTGCTGTTCATCGTCGCGCCGTTGATCCAGAAGTTGATGCATGGCGTGAAGTAA
- a CDS encoding SLATT domain-containing protein, with the protein MVEPPYHPPHDADALILAWLRRARESQLGHYEMATMLERRSYWLGVPVIVISGVVGTSVFASIAAEVVAVEAKLAVGALSVLAAILSSLQTFFKFAERAEKHKTFGARYGAIRRELEAMHASGTAAHEPNYINVLRDKLDRLGQEAPAVSSAIHARVLKVLRADTTPVAGG; encoded by the coding sequence ATGGTCGAACCGCCGTACCACCCGCCGCACGACGCCGACGCGCTGATCCTGGCGTGGCTGCGCCGGGCGCGCGAATCGCAGCTGGGCCACTACGAAATGGCGACGATGCTGGAACGGCGCAGCTACTGGCTGGGCGTGCCCGTCATCGTCATCTCCGGCGTGGTCGGCACCTCGGTGTTCGCGTCGATCGCCGCCGAGGTGGTGGCGGTCGAGGCCAAGCTGGCGGTGGGCGCGCTGAGCGTGCTGGCGGCGATCCTGTCGAGTTTGCAGACGTTCTTCAAGTTCGCCGAGCGCGCCGAGAAGCACAAGACCTTCGGCGCCCGCTACGGCGCCATCCGGCGCGAGCTGGAAGCCATGCACGCCAGTGGCACGGCGGCGCACGAGCCGAACTACATCAATGTCCTGCGCGACAAGCTGGACCGGCTGGGCCAGGAGGCGCCGGCCGTGTCCAGCGCCATCCATGCGCGCGTGCTGAAGGTGCTGCGGGCGGACACGACGCCCGTGGCCGGCGGCTAG
- the ppnN gene encoding nucleotide 5'-monophosphate nucleosidase PpnN, which translates to MEQGFVDTLISPEGKLEVLSKAEVVKLLDSGKGGLYNMFRNCALAVLNCGSTIDDGKELLERYKSFEINIIQRERGIKLEIKGAPAIAFVDGKMIKGIHEHLFAVLRDIVFVSNEVTDNPKFDLASTEGITDAVFHILRNANVLRPQLNPNLVVCWGGHSINRAEYNYSKEVGYQLGLRGLDICTGCGPGAMKGPMKGATIGHAKQRFMSGRYLGITEPGIIAAESPNPIVNDLVIMPDIEKRLEAFVRTGHGIIVFPGGAGTAEEILYILGILLHPDNADIPFPLIFTGPESSREYFVQINEFIGTTLGPEAQQRYKIIVDDPEAVAREMQEGIKQVREFRKGRSDAYYFNWALKIDHEFQRPFAPTHENMRNLKLHKNQPVHLLAADLRRAFSGVVAGNVKDDGIRAIEQHGHFEICGDLTIMEPMDALLASFVAQSRMKLPGKAYTPCYRVVKS; encoded by the coding sequence ATGGAACAAGGCTTTGTCGATACACTGATTTCACCAGAGGGCAAACTTGAGGTCTTGTCCAAGGCAGAGGTCGTCAAACTGCTCGATTCGGGCAAGGGCGGTCTCTACAATATGTTCCGCAACTGCGCGCTGGCGGTCCTCAACTGCGGCAGCACCATCGACGATGGCAAGGAGCTGCTGGAGCGCTACAAATCGTTCGAGATCAACATCATCCAGCGCGAGCGCGGCATCAAGCTGGAGATCAAGGGGGCCCCCGCGATCGCCTTCGTCGACGGCAAGATGATCAAGGGCATCCACGAGCACCTGTTTGCCGTGCTGCGCGACATCGTCTTCGTCAGCAACGAAGTGACGGACAACCCGAAGTTCGACCTGGCCTCGACCGAAGGCATCACGGACGCCGTCTTCCACATCCTGCGCAACGCCAACGTGCTGCGCCCGCAACTCAATCCGAACCTGGTGGTGTGCTGGGGCGGCCACTCGATCAACCGCGCCGAGTACAACTACTCGAAGGAAGTGGGCTACCAGCTGGGCCTGCGCGGCCTGGACATCTGCACCGGCTGTGGCCCCGGCGCGATGAAGGGCCCGATGAAGGGCGCGACCATCGGCCATGCCAAGCAGCGTTTCATGAGCGGCCGCTACCTGGGCATCACGGAGCCGGGCATCATCGCGGCCGAGTCGCCCAACCCGATCGTCAACGACCTGGTGATCATGCCGGACATCGAGAAGCGCCTGGAAGCGTTCGTGCGCACGGGGCACGGCATCATCGTCTTCCCCGGCGGGGCCGGCACGGCCGAGGAGATCCTGTACATCCTGGGCATCCTGCTCCATCCGGACAATGCCGACATCCCGTTCCCGCTGATCTTCACGGGTCCCGAGTCGTCGCGCGAGTACTTCGTGCAGATCAACGAATTCATCGGCACCACGCTGGGGCCCGAAGCGCAGCAGCGCTACAAGATCATCGTCGACGATCCGGAAGCCGTGGCGCGCGAGATGCAGGAAGGGATCAAGCAGGTGCGCGAGTTCCGCAAGGGCCGCAGCGACGCTTACTATTTCAACTGGGCCTTGAAGATCGACCACGAGTTCCAGCGCCCGTTCGCGCCCACGCACGAGAACATGCGCAACCTGAAGCTGCACAAGAACCAGCCCGTGCACCTGCTGGCGGCCGACCTGCGCCGGGCGTTTTCCGGCGTGGTGGCGGGCAACGTCAAGGACGACGGCATCCGCGCCATCGAGCAGCACGGTCACTTCGAGATCTGCGGCGACCTGACGATCATGGAGCCGATGGACGCGCTGCTGGCGTCGTTCGTGGCGCAGAGCCGCATGAAACTGCCGGGCAAGGCCTATACGCCGTGCTACCGGGTCGTCAAGTCGTAG
- a CDS encoding protein phosphatase 2C domain-containing protein: MASHPPLSPPLSTSQYCALAGGTAFGLTETGPFRAANEDNFLLAPQPGLLAVADGMGGHAGGATASAEALALLHAFLRAAGHGADDTFAPGAHGAAPLHTLGAAVAHANARLYQANTALGRPEGTGMGTTLTALWRPDPAGPAYVGHVGDSRLYLLRAGRIAQVTHDQTLYQQALDAGRTAMLPGRNLLLQALGPGPAVQPELLVQPVAPGDLFLLCSDGLHGDSADGAIAAILADARDDDLHERCAALVALALHDGSRDNVTAVLLRCAG, from the coding sequence ATGGCCAGCCACCCGCCGCTGTCGCCGCCGTTGTCTACGTCGCAGTACTGCGCGCTGGCCGGCGGCACCGCCTTCGGCCTAACCGAGACCGGTCCGTTCCGCGCGGCCAACGAGGATAACTTCCTGCTCGCGCCGCAGCCCGGCCTGCTGGCCGTGGCCGACGGCATGGGCGGCCACGCGGGCGGCGCCACCGCCAGCGCCGAAGCGCTGGCACTGCTGCACGCGTTCCTCCGCGCTGCCGGCCACGGCGCCGACGATACCTTCGCCCCGGGTGCGCACGGCGCGGCACCCCTGCACACCCTGGGCGCCGCCGTGGCGCACGCCAACGCCCGGCTGTACCAGGCCAACACGGCGCTGGGCCGGCCCGAGGGCACCGGCATGGGGACCACGCTGACGGCGCTGTGGCGCCCCGACCCTGCCGGCCCGGCCTACGTCGGCCACGTGGGCGACAGCCGCCTGTACCTGCTGCGCGCCGGCCGTATCGCCCAGGTTACGCACGACCAGACCTTGTACCAGCAGGCCCTGGACGCGGGCCGCACCGCCATGCTGCCGGGCCGTAACCTGTTGCTGCAGGCGCTGGGACCCGGCCCCGCCGTGCAACCGGAACTGCTGGTGCAGCCGGTGGCGCCGGGCGACCTGTTCCTGCTGTGCAGCGACGGCTTGCACGGCGACAGCGCCGATGGCGCCATCGCCGCCATCCTGGCGGACGCGCGCGACGACGACCTGCACGAACGCTGTGCCGCGCTGGTGGC
- a CDS encoding AAA family ATPase produces MLQVADTPWKLPARVLQRMGKELEHAREFHSLPAAQRRQQRFDFKSYREPAVVDHLLATFHRKCAYCESHLELTGPIDIELYRPKSSVLENTAHPGYWWTALERRNLLPACRACNIAKRNRFPLRSERSRVHAPDGDLSKESRLLLHPYSDDPGEHLLFDESGEVSGLTEEGTITIAVLDLNRPGLVAARKACAAHVSQIEQAIQQANDQIGLHPRIRMQLHDLGKALVQLAMPSHVYAGANRQFISRVLAKVDVPLPAVEWQWPAVPSASSAARRDAVRLRQHERTALQAEYSLKHQRNLERYRLQSRTIESISISNVRAITQLALPMTHGPDAGGSWMVLLGENGTAKTTVLRAVGAVLAGPDACLELMRNGLLVPSEFIRQRCKSGRVSVKLSGFTEPHTLTFTADSLRFTGAFGAEVTLSMTGSDVQAQGPVSTPPTVLLGYGATRLGARRQMDTQYDFDSPVRVTNLFDPFAPLADANSWLMSLDIRRFSDVALILQDLLCLPPAATLRRRDGVVSVDLHGAWIPLTQLSDGYQGMIALTADILRTAMVFWPSAANAEGIVLLDEIGVHLHPRWQMRVVGSLRRALPGMQFIVTTHEPLCLRGVGKGEVTTMGRDANGEIEATGDLPSPADYRVEQLLTSQFFGLRSTSDPETESLFDEYYTLLALTRPDRAQARRLAELKAELKGRAHFGGTAREQRMYELVDRELTRERQRGALRLPKTSTAARNTVTALWRDAIKQARGGS; encoded by the coding sequence ATGTTGCAAGTTGCCGACACCCCATGGAAGCTCCCTGCCCGGGTCCTTCAGCGGATGGGGAAGGAACTCGAGCACGCCAGGGAGTTCCATAGCTTGCCGGCGGCGCAACGCCGGCAGCAGCGCTTCGATTTCAAGAGCTATCGCGAGCCTGCCGTCGTCGACCACTTGCTGGCGACATTCCACCGCAAGTGCGCCTACTGCGAAAGCCACCTGGAACTCACCGGGCCGATAGACATCGAGCTGTATCGGCCCAAGTCCAGCGTGCTGGAGAATACCGCGCATCCCGGTTACTGGTGGACGGCATTGGAGCGCCGAAATCTCCTGCCTGCGTGTCGCGCATGCAATATCGCCAAACGCAATCGCTTTCCCCTGCGCTCCGAGCGCAGCCGTGTGCATGCGCCAGATGGCGACCTGAGCAAAGAATCGCGCCTTCTGCTGCACCCTTACTCCGACGATCCGGGCGAACATCTGCTGTTCGACGAGTCTGGCGAAGTCAGCGGCTTGACCGAGGAAGGTACGATCACCATCGCCGTCCTCGACTTGAATCGCCCGGGACTGGTGGCGGCGCGCAAGGCCTGCGCGGCGCATGTCTCGCAGATAGAACAGGCAATTCAACAGGCCAACGATCAGATCGGGCTGCATCCCCGGATACGCATGCAACTGCATGATCTCGGCAAGGCCCTGGTTCAGTTGGCGATGCCTTCCCATGTCTACGCGGGCGCCAACCGCCAGTTCATCAGTCGGGTGCTCGCCAAGGTCGACGTGCCGCTGCCAGCCGTGGAATGGCAATGGCCCGCCGTGCCTTCCGCCAGCTCCGCGGCCAGGCGCGATGCCGTACGGTTGCGCCAACACGAGCGCACCGCGCTGCAGGCCGAGTACTCGCTGAAGCACCAGCGCAATCTCGAGCGGTACCGGTTGCAGAGCCGGACCATCGAGTCGATTTCAATCTCCAACGTCCGTGCGATAACGCAGCTTGCATTGCCCATGACGCATGGGCCTGACGCTGGCGGCTCATGGATGGTACTGCTGGGGGAAAACGGCACCGCCAAAACCACGGTTTTGCGGGCCGTCGGGGCAGTGCTCGCGGGCCCGGATGCTTGCCTCGAACTGATGCGCAATGGGCTGCTGGTACCCAGTGAGTTCATCCGGCAACGCTGCAAGAGCGGGCGCGTCTCCGTGAAACTCAGCGGTTTTACTGAGCCGCATACATTGACGTTTACGGCGGATTCACTGCGTTTCACTGGCGCCTTCGGCGCGGAAGTAACGCTGAGCATGACGGGAAGCGATGTGCAGGCGCAGGGTCCCGTGAGCACCCCCCCAACCGTGCTGCTCGGGTATGGGGCCACCCGCCTCGGGGCGCGGCGGCAGATGGACACGCAGTACGATTTCGACAGTCCCGTGCGCGTTACCAACCTGTTCGATCCGTTCGCCCCGCTCGCCGACGCCAACAGCTGGCTGATGAGCCTGGACATTCGCAGGTTCAGCGATGTCGCGCTGATCCTGCAAGATCTGTTGTGCCTGCCTCCGGCAGCCACCTTGCGCCGGCGCGATGGCGTTGTCAGCGTCGACCTGCACGGCGCCTGGATCCCGCTCACGCAGCTCAGCGATGGCTATCAGGGCATGATTGCCCTGACCGCCGACATCCTGCGCACGGCCATGGTCTTCTGGCCTTCGGCCGCGAATGCGGAAGGCATCGTGCTGCTCGACGAGATCGGTGTCCACCTGCATCCGCGCTGGCAGATGCGCGTCGTCGGCAGCCTGCGGCGCGCGCTGCCCGGCATGCAGTTCATCGTCACGACGCACGAGCCGCTGTGCCTGCGCGGCGTCGGCAAGGGCGAGGTCACGACGATGGGACGCGACGCCAACGGCGAGATCGAAGCGACCGGCGACCTGCCGTCGCCGGCCGACTACCGCGTCGAGCAGTTGCTCACGTCGCAGTTCTTCGGACTGCGCTCCACCTCGGACCCGGAAACGGAGAGCCTGTTCGACGAGTACTACACGCTGCTGGCGCTGACGCGGCCCGACCGTGCGCAGGCGCGGCGGCTGGCCGAGCTGAAAGCCGAACTGAAAGGCCGCGCTCACTTCGGCGGCACTGCGCGGGAGCAGCGCATGTACGAGCTGGTGGATAGGGAACTGACGCGCGAGCGGCAGCGCGGCGCGCTCAGGCTGCCGAAAACCTCCACCGCCGCGCGCAATACGGTGACGGCCCTGTGGCGGGACGCCATCAAGCAGGCGCGGGGCGGGTCATGA
- the glpD gene encoding glycerol-3-phosphate dehydrogenase — translation MLIIGGGIHGAGIARDAAGRGLCVALCDQGDLAAHAASASTKLIHGGLRYREYAEFALLRKALAEREVLMRAAPHITWPLRFVMPHGPGQHAAPMVRAGLFLVDRLTRRQLLPGSHGVRLSCHPAGRALQPRFTRALVYADGWVDDARLVVLNALDAAEKGACVLPRTRCVAARRDGDIWRVTLRRADGSEKQVSARALVNAAGPWTAQVLGLALGQAQAGRLRLVKGSHIVVPRLFEHDYAYLFQHADGRVIFAIPYERDFTLIGTSDVDYTGDPAAVAVDAGEIAWLCDAASTCLRTPVRPADVVWSYAGVRPLLDEAARDTRAVTRDYRLALDEQGAPLLSVFGGKLTTYRKLAEEAADLLCRQLGRRAPAWTERACLPGGDLFGAQPQNRAVLEFDGWRSSMQVHYAFLDPALVRRYARAYGTRIHTLLRGRTTLADMGEAILPGLYEAEVAYLRQHEWARTAEDILWRRSKLGLHLGPQAAAVLQAWLDAHE, via the coding sequence GTGCTCATCATCGGCGGCGGCATCCATGGCGCGGGCATCGCGCGCGACGCGGCCGGGCGTGGCCTGTGCGTCGCCCTGTGCGACCAGGGCGACCTCGCCGCGCACGCCGCGTCCGCCTCCACCAAGTTGATCCATGGCGGCCTGCGCTACCGGGAGTATGCCGAATTCGCCCTGCTGCGCAAGGCGCTGGCCGAGCGCGAGGTGCTGATGCGCGCGGCGCCACATATCACGTGGCCGCTGCGCTTCGTGATGCCGCACGGCCCGGGCCAGCACGCGGCGCCGATGGTGCGGGCCGGCCTGTTCCTGGTCGACCGCCTGACCCGGCGCCAGTTGCTGCCCGGCTCGCACGGCGTGCGCCTGTCCTGCCACCCGGCCGGCCGCGCGCTGCAGCCGCGCTTCACGCGGGCCTTGGTATATGCGGACGGCTGGGTCGACGACGCCCGCCTGGTCGTGCTGAACGCGCTGGACGCGGCCGAGAAAGGCGCCTGCGTGCTGCCGCGCACCCGCTGCGTGGCGGCGCGGCGCGACGGCGACATCTGGCGCGTGACGCTGCGCCGCGCCGACGGCAGCGAGAAGCAGGTCAGCGCGCGTGCGCTCGTCAACGCGGCGGGACCGTGGACGGCGCAGGTACTGGGACTGGCGCTGGGCCAGGCGCAGGCGGGCCGGCTGCGGCTCGTCAAGGGCAGCCACATCGTCGTGCCACGGCTGTTCGAGCACGATTACGCCTACCTGTTCCAGCACGCGGACGGCCGCGTCATCTTCGCCATTCCCTACGAGCGCGATTTCACGCTGATCGGCACGAGCGACGTGGACTACACCGGCGACCCGGCCGCCGTCGCCGTCGACGCCGGCGAGATCGCCTGGCTGTGCGACGCGGCCAGCACCTGTTTGCGCACACCGGTACGGCCGGCCGACGTGGTGTGGAGCTACGCTGGCGTGCGGCCGCTGCTGGACGAGGCGGCGCGCGACACCCGGGCCGTCACGCGCGACTACCGGCTGGCGCTGGACGAACAGGGCGCGCCGCTGCTGTCGGTCTTCGGCGGCAAGCTGACCACCTATCGCAAACTGGCCGAGGAAGCGGCGGACCTGTTGTGCCGCCAGTTGGGCCGGCGCGCGCCGGCGTGGACCGAACGCGCCTGCCTGCCCGGCGGCGACCTGTTCGGCGCCCAGCCGCAGAACCGAGCCGTGCTGGAGTTCGACGGCTGGCGCTCGAGCATGCAGGTGCACTACGCCTTCCTCGACCCGGCCCTGGTGCGGCGCTACGCCCGCGCCTACGGCACCCGCATCCACACGCTGCTGCGCGGGCGCACGACGCTGGCGGACATGGGGGAGGCAATCCTGCCCGGCCTGTATGAGGCCGAGGTGGCGTATCTGCGCCAGCACGAGTGGGCGCGCACGGCCGAGGATATCCTGTGGCGGCGTTCCAAGCTGGGGTTGCATCTGGGGCCGCAGGCCGCGGCCGTGCTGCAGGCCTGGCTGGACGCGCATGAGTAA